One genomic region from Phocoena sinus isolate mPhoSin1 chromosome 3, mPhoSin1.pri, whole genome shotgun sequence encodes:
- the CD209 gene encoding LOW QUALITY PROTEIN: CD209 antigen (The sequence of the model RefSeq protein was modified relative to this genomic sequence to represent the inferred CDS: inserted 3 bases in 3 codons; deleted 1 base in 1 codon), which translates to MMAEMCNPKEPGGSEEETFGGRTLAERHPGLLRSLRSSPGCLTQNPLASPAALXSSLAFFMLQLTTLVQVSRIQFLQRDLGDHHVENNSLDGGLDAGFRSQRGDGAPREHELGPNHHHQGFFVSWALQVPVRSVHNVLMGPSLHQAHIDVAQGQMRSNLEEILQRLTWMNATLTGLCRPCPWNWEFFQGSCYLFSWTQSDWKSAVSSCKDIXAQLVIIKSPEEQKFLKIWYVRYNKHTWIGLSATHNEGTWKWVDNSPLQLSFWKKGEPXNHEDEDCVELYNDGWNDGKCSTQNSWICEKPSSPCPAL; encoded by the exons ATGATGGCAGAGATGTGTAACCCCAAGGAACCGGGTGGCTCTG AGGAGGAGACATTTGGGGGGCGGACATTGGCTGAGAGACATCCTGGACTCCTACGCAGTTTGAGGAGCTCACCAG GGTGTCTGACCCAGAACCCTCTTGCTTCCCCTGCTGCTC CATCTTCACTGGCTTTCTTCATGCTCCAGCTGACCACCCTGGTTCAAG TTTCCAGGATCCAGTTTCTGCAGAGAGATTTGGGGGACCACCACGTGGAGAACAACAGCCTGGATGGGGGGCTGGACGCCGGGTTCCGGAGTCAGAGAGGGGATGGGGCTCCGAGGGAGCATGAGCTTGGACCAAACCATCACCACCAGGG tttctttgtgtcATGGGCTCTTCAGGTTCCTGTGAGATCCGTACATAATGTTCTCATGGGGCCCTCTCTGCAccaagcacaca TTGATGTTGCACAGGGGCAGATGCGATCAAACCTGGAGGAGATTCTGCAGCGCCTGACCTGGATGAATGCCACCCTGA CTGGCCTGTGCCGTCCCTGTCCTTGGAATTGGGAATTCTTCCAGGGGAGCTGCTACTTATTCTCCTGGACCCAGAGTGACTGGAAATCTGCTGTCTCCTCCTGTAAGGACA GGGCCCAGCTGGTGATCATCAAAAGTCCTGAGGAGCAG aaattCCTGAAGATTTGGTATGTCAGATATAATAAA CACACCTGGATTGGCCTCAGTGCCACACACAATGAGGGTACCTGGAAATGGGTGGACAACAGCCCCCTCCAACTCAG CTTCTGGAAAAAAGGGGAAC ACAACCACGAAGATGAGGACTGTGTGGAATTGTACAACGATGGCTGGAATGATGGCAAATGTAGCACACAAAACTCCTGGATCTGTGAGAAGCCCTCGtctccctgcccagccctctGA